In Oncorhynchus nerka isolate Pitt River linkage group LG21, Oner_Uvic_2.0, whole genome shotgun sequence, the following are encoded in one genomic region:
- the LOC115103596 gene encoding heat shock protein Hsp-16.1/Hsp-16.11-like — MTQSAAPAIESIFGNDPFFSQERMVFPPMHHQALSGVQEDFFQRRSNLASDLLKELRDGHPSMHQLHERAHLRMGSPFMERRITGVPATAQSQVAETGRSHSPLALSLNVQGFNPEDITVKLDGRRLAVVAMKQAKAEEAKSTSSATSSCSFSSSSSQQKGFVQKIDLPAHLDLTALTCSLGEDGQLRIEAPTAAPQLEAPTEEQEVPLHFRTSLDVPIAKGTMEESTTGKTSKP; from the coding sequence atgaCTCAGTCCGCCGCCCCAGCAATCGAGAGCATCTTCGGAAACGATCCTTTCTTCAGTCAGGAGAGGATGGTCTTCCCCCCCATGCACCACCAGGCCCTCTCTGGCGTCCAAGAGGACTTCTTTCAAAGGAGGTCCAACCTGGCCAGTGATCTCCTCAAGGAGCTCCGCGATGGGCACCCCAGTATGCACCAGCTGCACGAGAGGGCCCACCTCCGAATGGGCTCCCCATTCATGGAGAGGAGGATCACAGGAGTTCCAGCAACAGCACAGAGCCAGGTGGCCGAGACAGGCCGGAGCCACAGCCCCCTGGCCCTGAGCCTAAACGTCCAAGGCTTCAACCCAGAAGACATCACAGTCAAGCTGGATGGACGGAGGCTAGCCGTGGTGGCCATGAAACAGGCCAAAGCAGAAGAGGCTAAATCCACCTCCTCCGCCACCTCTTCCtgctccttttcctcctcctcgtccCAACAGAAAGGCTTTGTCCAGAAAATTGACCTGCCTGCCCACCTAGACCTGACAGCCTTGACCTGTTCTCTGGGAGAAGATGGACAGCTGAGGATCGAAGCTCCCACAGCCGCCCCCCAGCTGGAAGCTCCTACAGAGGAGCAGGAGGTCCCCCTCCACTTCAGAACCTCCCTGGACGTACCCATAGCCAAGGGAACCATGGAAGAGTCTACAACAGGGAAGACCTCAAAACCTTGA